The proteins below are encoded in one region of Paenibacillus sp. YYML68:
- a CDS encoding ATP phosphoribosyltransferase regulatory subunit, giving the protein MSKPKVFEKPTGVKDYLPEAAAQLRSLESKLMQCMERWGYREIITPTLEYYDTVGAASSTEDKKLFKLLDRNGTTLVLRSDMTAPIARVVSSLLKDQPFPLRLSYHSNVFRAIEAEAGRDAEFFQTGVELVGDASSESDAEIIALAIACLQAAGVQSFKIALGHVGFLNGLFQETLHDRLDAQSLLKDCLLSRDYVGYREALKSLGLPDDIRGELEGILRLRGGQEICSQARQLTNDPVAHAAITHLCEMWDVLQAYGVSEHVLIDLTMIGDFSYYTGMTFEGYAAELGFPVCSGGRYDNLLSQFGRPAPATGFALKTNRMLEILSKGAAKDTMSRVLLTYSAGKRHEALSRAMVLRAEGQASVETLLVEGQGLAVEKLPDGTVQVQGVVYHSVIELVE; this is encoded by the coding sequence GTGTCCAAACCGAAAGTATTTGAAAAACCGACAGGCGTAAAAGATTATTTGCCGGAGGCGGCAGCACAGCTGCGTAGTCTCGAGAGCAAGCTGATGCAATGCATGGAGCGCTGGGGCTATCGCGAGATCATTACCCCAACGCTGGAATATTACGATACCGTTGGAGCTGCCAGCTCGACGGAGGATAAGAAGCTGTTCAAGCTGCTGGACCGCAACGGGACGACGCTGGTGCTGCGCTCGGACATGACGGCGCCAATCGCGCGAGTCGTGTCATCGCTGCTGAAGGACCAGCCGTTCCCGCTCAGACTTTCGTACCATTCGAACGTGTTCCGTGCGATTGAGGCGGAGGCGGGGCGGGATGCGGAGTTTTTCCAGACGGGCGTGGAGCTTGTCGGGGATGCGTCCAGTGAGTCCGATGCGGAAATTATTGCGCTGGCGATCGCCTGTCTCCAGGCAGCAGGTGTGCAGTCGTTCAAGATCGCGCTCGGTCACGTCGGCTTCCTGAACGGTCTGTTCCAGGAGACGCTGCACGATCGTCTGGATGCGCAGAGCCTCTTGAAGGATTGTCTGCTCAGCCGCGATTACGTCGGCTATAGAGAGGCGCTGAAGTCGCTCGGCTTACCCGATGACATTCGCGGTGAGTTGGAGGGTATCTTGCGGCTGCGCGGCGGTCAGGAGATCTGCAGCCAGGCGCGTCAGCTGACGAACGATCCGGTGGCGCACGCGGCCATTACGCATCTATGCGAGATGTGGGATGTGCTGCAGGCGTACGGCGTCAGTGAGCATGTGCTGATCGACCTGACGATGATCGGGGATTTCTCCTATTATACGGGGATGACGTTCGAGGGCTATGCAGCTGAGCTCGGCTTCCCGGTATGCAGCGGCGGTCGGTATGACAACCTGCTGTCGCAGTTCGGTCGTCCGGCGCCTGCTACAGGCTTCGCGCTCAAGACGAATCGGATGCTGGAGATCTTGAGCAAGGGCGCGGCTAAGGATACGATGAGCCGGGTGCTGCTTACGTACAGTGCGGGTAAGCGCCATGAAGCGCTGAGCCGTGCGATGGTGCTGCGGGCTGAAGGGCAAGCGTCTGTAGAGACGCTGCTCGTCGAAGGTCAGGGGCTAGCCGTGGAGAAACTACCGGATGGGACCGTGCAGGTGCAGGGCGTCGTCTATCACAGTGTGATCGAGTTGGTGGAGTAA
- the ppaX gene encoding pyrophosphatase PpaX — MIRTVLFDLDGTILDTNELIIQSFIHTFDGVTPEPVTRDHIIPNMGRPLQEQMMYFTGRSRDQVDDLVTKYREYNIRRHDELVQAFPYVAETLHTLREAGVKLGVVTSKMRRTTDMGLKLTGILDYFGSVITVDDVERAKPDPEGIFKAIAELGGKPEETLMVGDSHYDLEAAHNAGVACVGVSWSLKGLEYLRQYNPTYLIDDMRELLPIVGVEGEMPVAKD, encoded by the coding sequence ATGATCCGTACCGTACTGTTTGATCTGGATGGCACCATTCTCGATACGAACGAGCTCATTATTCAATCGTTCATTCATACGTTCGACGGCGTCACGCCGGAGCCTGTCACACGCGATCACATTATTCCGAACATGGGCAGACCGCTGCAGGAGCAGATGATGTACTTTACAGGGCGCTCCAGAGATCAGGTGGACGATCTGGTGACGAAATATCGGGAGTACAACATCCGTCGTCATGACGAGCTGGTGCAGGCGTTCCCATACGTGGCCGAGACGCTGCATACGCTGCGCGAGGCAGGTGTGAAGCTCGGCGTCGTGACGAGCAAGATGCGCCGGACGACAGATATGGGGCTGAAGCTGACCGGCATCCTCGACTACTTCGGGTCAGTCATTACGGTGGACGATGTCGAACGTGCGAAGCCGGACCCGGAGGGCATCTTCAAGGCGATTGCGGAGCTGGGCGGCAAGCCGGAGGAGACACTGATGGTGGGGGACAGCCACTATGACCTAGAGGCAGCGCACAATGCGGGCGTTGCTTGCGTCGGCGTATCGTGGTCGCTCAAGGGTCTTGAGTACTTGCGCCAATACAATCCGACGTACTTGATTGATGATATGCGGGAGCTGCTGCCGATCGTCGGTGTTGAAGGGGAAATGCCAGTTGCGAAGGACTGA
- a CDS encoding DapH/DapD/GlmU-related protein: MRRTDRYPVDGPNSLWQVYSTISRVKAVRNFVIIQLARYAPSLPLKRWIYRRVLGMKVGEHASFALMVMVDVFFPEKIEVGDNTIIGYNSTILTHEYLIKEYRLGAVKIGSHVMIGANTTILPGVTIGDHAVIGAGSVVHKDVAPYSFVAGNPLRVIRADVREEKQE; this comes from the coding sequence TTGCGAAGGACTGACCGTTATCCGGTAGATGGGCCGAACTCGCTGTGGCAGGTGTACAGCACGATCAGCCGGGTGAAGGCGGTTCGGAACTTCGTGATCATCCAGCTTGCGAGGTATGCGCCCTCCCTTCCCTTGAAACGGTGGATATACCGCCGTGTTCTCGGGATGAAGGTGGGGGAGCATGCTTCCTTTGCCTTAATGGTGATGGTGGATGTGTTCTTCCCTGAGAAGATTGAGGTCGGGGATAATACGATCATCGGGTACAATTCGACGATATTGACGCATGAATACTTGATTAAGGAATATCGGCTCGGTGCTGTGAAGATCGGCTCCCACGTCATGATCGGTGCGAATACAACGATATTGCCCGGTGTCACGATCGGCGATCACGCGGTCATCGGTGCAGGCTCGGTCGTCCATAAGGATGTTGCGCCATACAGCTTCGTCGCAGGCAATCCACTGCGCGTCATCCGTGCAGATGTGCGGGAGGAGAAGCAGGAGTAG
- the lgt gene encoding prolipoprotein diacylglyceryl transferase, with protein sequence MFLALDPVAFSLGPLTVHWYGIILGTAAIAGLLLAVQEGKRFGIPSDFFMDLLLIGVPSAIIGARIYYVAFKWEDYKDNFIEVFKIWHGGIAIYGALIGAIIAAVIYVRRKGYNFWRIADICAPGLIVGQAIGRWGNFVNQEAHGGPVSETFLRQNLTLPDWIVNQMMINNTYYHPTFLYESLWNVVGLIVLFVLRRQSFMRAGELFFSYFIWYSIGRFFIEAFRTDSLDFIGPSWLASLMNALWSPMAALGFEQGMLTYGGNVRISQLLALLIIVAAIVLIIVRRRTGAADARYADPIVSLATREGGAATLSDQPMTHSASEVEAQQVKADRNEESDQASADAVDPNEDKGVK encoded by the coding sequence ATGTTCTTGGCATTGGATCCGGTCGCATTCTCATTAGGGCCGCTGACCGTTCATTGGTATGGTATTATTCTGGGTACTGCAGCGATTGCCGGCTTGCTATTGGCCGTTCAGGAAGGCAAGCGCTTCGGCATCCCTTCGGATTTCTTCATGGACCTCTTGCTGATCGGCGTTCCGTCGGCGATCATCGGCGCGCGCATCTATTATGTAGCGTTCAAGTGGGAGGATTACAAGGATAACTTCATCGAGGTGTTCAAAATATGGCACGGCGGCATCGCCATCTACGGTGCACTGATCGGCGCTATTATCGCTGCGGTCATCTACGTAAGACGCAAAGGCTATAACTTCTGGCGCATCGCGGACATATGCGCGCCCGGCTTGATCGTCGGTCAAGCGATCGGACGGTGGGGCAACTTCGTGAACCAGGAGGCGCATGGCGGTCCGGTGTCGGAGACGTTCCTGCGTCAAAACCTGACGTTGCCCGACTGGATTGTGAATCAGATGATGATTAATAACACGTACTATCATCCAACATTCCTGTATGAGTCGTTGTGGAACGTGGTCGGTCTTATTGTGTTATTCGTGCTGCGCAGGCAAAGCTTCATGCGGGCGGGCGAGCTGTTCTTCAGCTACTTCATCTGGTATTCCATCGGCCGCTTCTTTATCGAGGCTTTCCGTACGGACAGTCTTGACTTCATTGGTCCGAGCTGGCTGGCTTCGCTGATGAACGCTCTATGGTCGCCAATGGCGGCACTAGGCTTCGAGCAAGGGATGCTGACCTACGGTGGCAACGTGCGGATCTCGCAGCTGCTTGCACTGCTGATCATCGTAGCTGCTATCGTGCTTATTATCGTAAGACGCCGCACAGGAGCTGCAGACGCTCGCTATGCGGACCCGATTGTTTCCCTTGCGACCAGAGAGGGTGGAGCGGCTACGTTGAGCGACCAGCCGATGACACATTCTGCTTCAGAGGTAGAGGCGCAGCAGGTGAAGGCTGATCGAAATGAAGAGTCCGACCAAGCATCCGCTGATGCGGTTGATCCTAATGAGGATAAAGGAGTAAAGTGA